In Citrus sinensis cultivar Valencia sweet orange chromosome 4, DVS_A1.0, whole genome shotgun sequence, one DNA window encodes the following:
- the LOC102610000 gene encoding phenylalanine N-monooxygenase-like isoform X2: protein MDFLSYLEDNPIFESTYIVRVTLLVAVVTLISFQLKSETIRKYVMDMYSFVQNQLFKSTDQKRMKQPPLPPGPAAWPIVGNLPEIWRNKPAFKWIHSVMKELKTNISCIRLGNVHVIPVTSPEIALEVLKDNDSIFATRPLTMGTEYSSRGFLSVAVVPWGQQWKKMRKMVASHVLSSARLNSLISKRREEADNLVRFIYNQCRKSASAATVVDVRLATRHYCGNVIRKMMFNRRYFGEGKEDGGPGFEEEEHVESLFVVLQHLYSFTLSDYVPWMRVFDLEGHEKIISAAMKTANKYHDSIIDERVHQRRRHHDNKKEAHKDQDLLDVLISAKDENGVPLLSIDEIKSQCMDLTLATVDNPSNAAEWAIAEMINQPEILQKATEEIDRVVGKERLVQESDVPQLNYIKACLREVLRLHPVAPFNLPHVSTRDATIAGYFIPKGSHVLLSRIGLGRNPNVWKDSLKFIPERHIGSVDDHHHQLELAETELRFLSFSRGRRSCMGMALGSEMSVVLLARLLQGFEWSAPSGEEKIDLSESKYDLLMAKPLRARAKPRLAAELYQGYD from the exons ATGGATTTCCTTTCTTATCTTGAAGATAATCCCATTTTTGAATCCACATATATTGTTCGGGTGACACTACTTGTTGCCGTTGTTACACTAATAAGCTTTCAGCTGAAATCCGAAACTATTCGGAAGTATGTGATGGACATGTATTCATTCGTTCAGAATCAACTGTTCAAG AGTACGGACCAGAAAAGAATGAAGCAACCACCTCTGCCCCCAGGCCCGGCTGCGTGGCCAATAGTCGGAAACCTTCCAGAGATTTGGAGGAATAAGCCGGCCTTCAAATGGATACACAGTGTGATGAAAGAACTTAAAACCAACATTTCTTGCATCCGGCTTGGAAATGTTCATGTGATTCCAGTGACTTCCCCAGAAATTGCCTTGGAAGTTCTAAAAGATAACGACTCAATTTTTGCAACGAGGCCGCTCACAATGGGGACAGAGTACTCTAGCCGTGGATTCCTGTCAGTGGCAGTCGTGCCATGGGGTCAACaatggaagaaaatgagaaagatGGTTGCTTCTCACGTGTTGAGCTCAGCCCGACTTAACTCCTTAATCTctaagagaagagaagaagcTGACAATCTTGTTCGATTCATTTATAACCAATGCCGCAAAAGTGCTTCTGCCGCAACAGTTGTAGATGTAAGACTTGCAACCCGCCATTATTGCGGGAACGTTATTAGGAAGATGATGTTCAATAGGAGATACTTTGGCGAAGGAAAAGAAGATGGAGGGCCAggatttgaagaagaagaacacgTTGAATCACTCTTCGTTGTACTCCAACACCTTTATTCCTTCACTCTTTCAGATTACGTTCCCTGGATGAGAGTCTTCGATCTAGAAGGccatgaaaaaattataagtgcGGCCATGAAAACTGCCAACAAGTATCACGATTCCATTATAGATGAGAGAGTACACCAAAGGAGACGTCATCATGACAACAAGAAGGAAGCTCACAAGGACCAGGACTTGCTAGATGTTCTTATTTCAGCAAAGGATGAAAATGGGGTTCCATTGTTATCCATAGATGAGATCAAATCTCAATGCATG GATCTGACACTTGCAACAGTGGATAATCCATCGAATGCAGCAGAATGGGCAATAGCGGAGATGATCAACCAGCCTGAAATTCTCCAAAAAGCAACAGAGGAGATCGATAGAGTTGTTGGAAAAGAAAGACTTGTTCAGGAATCTGACGTCCCGCAGCTCAATTATATCAAAGCTTGTTTAAGGGAAGTGCTTCGCCTTCATCCCGTGGCACCGTTTAACCTGCCTCATGTTTCAACTCGCGATGCCACTATCGCCGGTTACTTCATTCCCAAAGGCAGTCACGTTCTGCTGAGCCGAATAGGGCTTGGCCGGAACCCTAACGTCTGGAAAGATTCATTGAAATTCATACCTGAACGTCATATTGGTTCAGTGGacgatcatcatcatcaattagAGTTGGCGGAAACAGAATTAAGATTCCTTTCATTCAGCAGAGGAAGGCGCAGTTGCATGGGCATGGCACTTGGGTCTGAGATGTCTGTAGTGCTTTTGGCAAGGCTTCTTCAAGGGTTTGAATGGAGCGCGCCATCGGGTGAGGAGAAGATTGACCTGTCCGAATCAAAATACGACCTCCTTATGGCTAAGCCGTTGCGTGCACGTGCAAAGCCCCGGTTGGCTGCTGAGTTGTACCAAGGGTACGATTAG
- the LOC102610000 gene encoding phenylalanine N-monooxygenase-like isoform X1, which translates to MDFLSYLEDNPIFESTYIVRVTLLVAVVTLISFQLKSETIRKYVMDMYSFVQNQLFKQSTDQKRMKQPPLPPGPAAWPIVGNLPEIWRNKPAFKWIHSVMKELKTNISCIRLGNVHVIPVTSPEIALEVLKDNDSIFATRPLTMGTEYSSRGFLSVAVVPWGQQWKKMRKMVASHVLSSARLNSLISKRREEADNLVRFIYNQCRKSASAATVVDVRLATRHYCGNVIRKMMFNRRYFGEGKEDGGPGFEEEEHVESLFVVLQHLYSFTLSDYVPWMRVFDLEGHEKIISAAMKTANKYHDSIIDERVHQRRRHHDNKKEAHKDQDLLDVLISAKDENGVPLLSIDEIKSQCMDLTLATVDNPSNAAEWAIAEMINQPEILQKATEEIDRVVGKERLVQESDVPQLNYIKACLREVLRLHPVAPFNLPHVSTRDATIAGYFIPKGSHVLLSRIGLGRNPNVWKDSLKFIPERHIGSVDDHHHQLELAETELRFLSFSRGRRSCMGMALGSEMSVVLLARLLQGFEWSAPSGEEKIDLSESKYDLLMAKPLRARAKPRLAAELYQGYD; encoded by the exons ATGGATTTCCTTTCTTATCTTGAAGATAATCCCATTTTTGAATCCACATATATTGTTCGGGTGACACTACTTGTTGCCGTTGTTACACTAATAAGCTTTCAGCTGAAATCCGAAACTATTCGGAAGTATGTGATGGACATGTATTCATTCGTTCAGAATCAACTGTTCAAG CAGAGTACGGACCAGAAAAGAATGAAGCAACCACCTCTGCCCCCAGGCCCGGCTGCGTGGCCAATAGTCGGAAACCTTCCAGAGATTTGGAGGAATAAGCCGGCCTTCAAATGGATACACAGTGTGATGAAAGAACTTAAAACCAACATTTCTTGCATCCGGCTTGGAAATGTTCATGTGATTCCAGTGACTTCCCCAGAAATTGCCTTGGAAGTTCTAAAAGATAACGACTCAATTTTTGCAACGAGGCCGCTCACAATGGGGACAGAGTACTCTAGCCGTGGATTCCTGTCAGTGGCAGTCGTGCCATGGGGTCAACaatggaagaaaatgagaaagatGGTTGCTTCTCACGTGTTGAGCTCAGCCCGACTTAACTCCTTAATCTctaagagaagagaagaagcTGACAATCTTGTTCGATTCATTTATAACCAATGCCGCAAAAGTGCTTCTGCCGCAACAGTTGTAGATGTAAGACTTGCAACCCGCCATTATTGCGGGAACGTTATTAGGAAGATGATGTTCAATAGGAGATACTTTGGCGAAGGAAAAGAAGATGGAGGGCCAggatttgaagaagaagaacacgTTGAATCACTCTTCGTTGTACTCCAACACCTTTATTCCTTCACTCTTTCAGATTACGTTCCCTGGATGAGAGTCTTCGATCTAGAAGGccatgaaaaaattataagtgcGGCCATGAAAACTGCCAACAAGTATCACGATTCCATTATAGATGAGAGAGTACACCAAAGGAGACGTCATCATGACAACAAGAAGGAAGCTCACAAGGACCAGGACTTGCTAGATGTTCTTATTTCAGCAAAGGATGAAAATGGGGTTCCATTGTTATCCATAGATGAGATCAAATCTCAATGCATG GATCTGACACTTGCAACAGTGGATAATCCATCGAATGCAGCAGAATGGGCAATAGCGGAGATGATCAACCAGCCTGAAATTCTCCAAAAAGCAACAGAGGAGATCGATAGAGTTGTTGGAAAAGAAAGACTTGTTCAGGAATCTGACGTCCCGCAGCTCAATTATATCAAAGCTTGTTTAAGGGAAGTGCTTCGCCTTCATCCCGTGGCACCGTTTAACCTGCCTCATGTTTCAACTCGCGATGCCACTATCGCCGGTTACTTCATTCCCAAAGGCAGTCACGTTCTGCTGAGCCGAATAGGGCTTGGCCGGAACCCTAACGTCTGGAAAGATTCATTGAAATTCATACCTGAACGTCATATTGGTTCAGTGGacgatcatcatcatcaattagAGTTGGCGGAAACAGAATTAAGATTCCTTTCATTCAGCAGAGGAAGGCGCAGTTGCATGGGCATGGCACTTGGGTCTGAGATGTCTGTAGTGCTTTTGGCAAGGCTTCTTCAAGGGTTTGAATGGAGCGCGCCATCGGGTGAGGAGAAGATTGACCTGTCCGAATCAAAATACGACCTCCTTATGGCTAAGCCGTTGCGTGCACGTGCAAAGCCCCGGTTGGCTGCTGAGTTGTACCAAGGGTACGATTAG